The nucleotide sequence ACATAATAAACCACCTGCACCAGATGAGAATGAACAGATGTCATTGTTATTatcttgttattgttattatcattgtgACGTCTCACCGTTCTGATTGTGACCACTCTGTTCAAGGCTTCGCTGTCTTTTATTTTGCCTCCCTCGCTCTTGATGCTGATCAGGTGAGTGAGGTCCTGGAGGTAGAAGAGCAGCAGGTGATAGCGAAGGTCCAGGAAGGACAAaccctgcagagagaggacagagtcaGGGAGGACAAATTACACAGGGACAAAAGACATAGTGCTGTATGTTCAAACAAagtagacagagagacagaactTCGCTGATATCTGGATGAAGAAAAGTCTTCAACACTCAAATGACAAACCAGCACATCTGTATGAACCTGCAGATGTTGGCCTGTTCCACAAAGTTTTCATCAATTGATCTTCAATAACAGACGTGACAAAGTCCCTGCTCACCTGTGATGTCTTAAATGTCCCATCCTTGACCTTGGTCAGCAGCTCACGGACATGACTTGTGACTGAGGCCACCTgtagagaaaagagaaagagttaCAGCTCCTCTATCAGCGACAAAGACTCACACCTACCGCTCCAGGAAGCTGCATTCATGATAAACCCTGACGGTATTACTCTGTCACTAACCGTGTATTAAACCTGAGTAGACTTATGACTTCATGCTGTGTTTGGACTTTAATTCGTCAGTGATGATCGTGGTGAAAACGTGACATCAGCGTGTTGTAGTCGTACCTGTTCAGTGAGGTTGTTCAGCAGATCCACAGCTTTTGGCAAATCACTTTCAATTAAATCCTGTGATAAAGTCAAACCACagtcagaaacacaaagacacacagacacagtacaaacacaacacTTCCAGTGCGGCAGGAGAACTCTGTTAGCTCGTGGCTAGCTGTTagcttcattttaaaaactgctaCGACCAACCACGGAGGGTCGGTTTCAGAAAACAAGCCTAAGAACCGCGGTAGACTTTGGTTTAAAGTATAAAGAAATCACATCGATGTTTTTAATAACCAGCAGCTCACTGAGCTCTACTCACGTTGTCAACAGGAGCCGCCATTTTGAAAGTTACTACTCTACGGAAGCCGCAGCGGATCACGTTTGGCGTTCtcgtttttttttactgttaaataaataaaacattttacaacatAAATTACAGTTAATTAAATAAAGTCAATAATATGATCTACATATAACGGAGCACACATGTAGATACATATATAGATGAAATACAGACAAGAAGATTAATCAAATTACattgaaaaatacaattaaataagTTAAATAAAGGTGCTTTTAATACCTGTAGGGCATCAATAAAGTTCAGcagttattttgttgttttattctacATTTACATCAACAGGTTAAAACTGACCACATAATGATACTTGTtttgaaaacttaaaaactttttcacttattttgtcgattttctgttggtttttttgCCCCTGTACTCTACATgtggcagagaggaagagcgacagaggaagtgatggagtgatcaccaccatcatcatcatcatcatcatcatcatcaccatcagagGAGGAGAACCTGCCTCTGACTCTCAGACCTTCTCCAGTCATAGGAGCCTGAGGAAGAGTCATGGTGAGTCCCATCACAGCTTTACCCTGCAGCACTTACACGTTCAAAACTAACTGGCTCTTACTCtaacttttctgtcttttttaattaagaTAGGGCTGTATGTAacagttattttatttagttattaatttaCAGATTAGCCAATCAACTATCCTATTTATTGTTTGGAAcctaattttatatattttaatgtccAAAGGTTTCCTTTCACAGACAGAAGAGAATATTTACATTCGAGAAGCAGCTCCTAAAGTAACTTAAATTATTCAGTAATTATCAAAATTGTTGCTCATTTATTTGACTAAAAACATTAATGGTCCAATTATTACTGATCAGCTTTAGAGTTGCACTTAAATAACCTTATATCTGAAAGATAACAATATTATCTGATGCGATCTCAGATATATTGCAGTTATTGgtttattaaattacattttattcctTATTATATTCTTCATCTATCCTTCTGAAATTCACAAACTgccttcatttttaaaaagaaaataaatacagagagagagacatgtttGATGGAAGAAGTacttaaaacctttttaaaacttaaattagACATAACAATTCATACTTTagttaaagtaaataaaaaagagaaatacattaaaaaataaatacaatagaATGTGAACAATCATTATATTTCCATTAACATGtaatatgtatgtatttgtatgttgcAGTTTAATTCCAGTGTTAAAATTCCTTTACGTGTTAAAAGTTAGGCAAGGCAAGTTTATGTATATAGTATAACAACAAGGCAATTTAAAGTGCTTTCATAAAATCTTAAAGGTATCAGGAATATTACATTTGATTTGGCAGAAAGCTGTGGAAAGTCTTCATCATTggtttaaaataactttttttaccCGACCTGCAGTTCTCATATGTGCAGCATGAAAACCGAACACTGCTCTTCTATGTTTCGTTTTGTCTCTGGGGACAGAAAGCAGACCTGCTTCACACGACCGGAGGAGTGTGGATGGTTCATAACGTAGCAGCAGTTTGAAAAATGTACTAAGCCCTAAACCATTCTGAGCTTTATAAACCAGTGGCAGGATTTTGAAGTAAATTCTTCAACAGACAGGGACCCGGTAAAGATGTGAGAGCTGCAATGATATGATTCTTTTTTCTGATGTGAGTGTGGAATTCAGCTGCCGTGTTTCGAccaaagtttttttaatttttcaaatatttaacatgAGAAATACAACTTGAAGACAGGACAGTTAACACAGGTTTCTGTCTCCAGAATGTCCCCCTGCCCCAAATACAGTTTCTTACAGCCAGTCATccataaaacaaaatacagcaaTGAATTTATTGAAGTCAAAGCacacagcagataaaaacaattataacaataaaGGAAAGTAAGAAAGGGTTGTTGGCGGCTGCCATACCTTCTACAAGGGAAATAAATGGTTGCCATGGAGTGGCATAACATTTACTAGTGGACCCCTTGATGGCATTTTCAGGGGTGGATATGACACAGAACCTCTCTGATCTCAACGATCCATAGTCAGAGACCATGCAGAGCAGCAACATTTTAAAGAGTCTTCTGTCTCGCTCTGCTTCTGAACACCTCCAGATGTCTGATGCCAGGGTTTCCTCCGTAATCCAGGAGTGGGCGAGTTCCTTCTCAGGTCAGGTCCCTGCTATGAACCCATCCGTCGCCTCCTCCAGCCAGGCCGAGGCCTCCGCTCAGATGTCTCACATGGAGATGATGCCATACGGCCAGGCTCAGGGAATGTTGAGGGAGGGCGGTGACGACAGTGTGGCCGAGCAGATGATGGGTCTGTCCTACCTGCCGTACTCAACGTCCTGCCTCGGCAACCCCTCGAATGCGGCCAGCAACAACCACCACCAGAGCCACGCCGGCACTCCACAGGTGACTGAGGCTTTTGGTGCAGAACTGATAGAGATGTCTTTGTTCTGAGATCACATGTGAAAAGAGTGTTTAGACAAGAcatatgttaaatataaataaactttaaatatgCAGGgggctctgtagcagtcagtgggggtgaGGCAGTGTGTCACAAGTTGACTGTCTTCTTTTAAGTCCTCTGATGACCTGCAGGATTGGTCGGTAACTGGGCCAAACTGCAGGTCTTGATTAGAAATTTgatcaaaatgaatgaatgcacaATTGCAAATGGAGAAGGATATGATTGTCCATACACCTGTAACACGATATCTGGCTGAAATGTAGAATACTCTGAGGATGGTATCTATCCCCTGGTACctatcttgttttatttttcactttagtTGTAACTTTCACTTGTAACAATTTTATCTTTACTTTTCATTATAGTAACTTATCTTCTTAGTTTTTTCTTGtgcttgtgtatttttattccTGTTTAAAAACTATATTTGTAGACCACTTGAAAATGTTGGAAGAGCTTTGTTGTAACGGAAAGTTAAAGATTGTATGTGACCAATGTTCTTGATTCTaaaagaaattaattaaaaataaatgctcAGAGAGGGAAACCCATCAGCCACTGGCGTTCTAAAGTGTGATTGTGACCCCCAGGAattctctcccttcctcctgcCGACGCTGAGGGCCCCGTTGACCAAGAGGAGCATCAGCAAGGACAGCGTTGAGTACCGGCAGAGGCGCGAGAGAAACAACATCGCCGTGAGAAAGAGCCGGGACAAGGCCCGCAGGAGGATCCTGCTGACCCAGCAGAGGGccatgcagctgcaggaggagaaccagaagctgcagctgaggaTAGGGCAGCTGACGCAGGAGCTGGAAACTTTCAAACACATCCTGTCACAGCGACACTTGCAGGGGGCCGAGGAGGGCGCTGCAGGGGAGTCCGGTATCTGAGCATCACCTTCTCTATCTACACCCAGGTCCAGGCATCAGATCTGTTCTTATGGCCTCTAGGTATCTCTCCAATACTCACAGTCCAGAGCCTGCTACTGGTTTATTTTAAGCCGAGAAGAAGACGTGTGTGATCATTTACAAAGTCCTCTTTAAAATTAGTGTTGTGGGGTCGTGAGGTATTAAGTGTTTAATTATAGTCTCATATTGTAAAACTGTTAAGAAAAAAAGCACATGACAGTGGCagtacagtaaatatatttgGACTATAATAGAAAATTTAAGTTTTCTCCTTTTGGCAAATATAACCCATGatagctgtaaaaacaaaaagctgtaAAGAAAATAGAGGACaatttttagtttgaaaaaaaaaaggatggatTCATGTATACATACAGATTATAGTTTGGATTGAATCA is from Paralichthys olivaceus isolate ysfri-2021 chromosome 17, ASM2471397v2, whole genome shotgun sequence and encodes:
- the cebp1 gene encoding CCAAT/enhancer binding protein (C/EBP) 1, whose protein sequence is MMSDARVSSVIQEWASSFSGQVPAMNPSVASSSQAEASAQMSHMEMMPYGQAQGMLREGGDDSVAEQMMGLSYLPYSTSCLGNPSNAASNNHHQSHAGTPQEFSPFLLPTLRAPLTKRSISKDSVEYRQRRERNNIAVRKSRDKARRRILLTQQRAMQLQEENQKLQLRIGQLTQELETFKHILSQRHLQGAEEGAAGESGI